A region of Xylocopa sonorina isolate GNS202 chromosome 13, iyXylSono1_principal, whole genome shotgun sequence DNA encodes the following proteins:
- the Lbr gene encoding lamin B receptor isoform X4, protein MISSRSITVVETLEESAPIKGIATMIKFIEGEEVLARYSSTDEYLKGKVLGIKGQQYKVQFETGIEKYVHSTDIKTSRPSRSTRRASSRTRKSPSRYSPSRKSPRKHSPGRPLPTNKQSPKSTKFAKISLSRIEIPRDIRNNENISAKSTNDNENLESMPLLPRLKEVGTVTRRSRLLTDALKPEPDHKMVLLTRNINRAVSLPLERKSQLHDFNIDSKERGHSIQRDQDLLKTLNYEKDTNLNMQVIEKREKEISMVSNPQEWGGWFGTFILIFLMPYVTILPQLMCTENECKFGYPKIPTSLNYYIDLKIFTTYMSLLLFVTIISIIPIGRKIDGPDSRIGRLQYRLNGFLCGLLSSIIFAACIYQEFELGDLIVDNYLQFSISGWFLGLILSLLLFIKGGRAPVANLNIYGSTNSVIYNFWQGREINPRIGPIDFKIILFRTSMITTILINLSIATKAIEEGDIYNLPHLNIGVLLGTLLQIIYAMDALFFESAMLTTFEIMYEGTGYMLCTSYMMYPFLVTIATKYMLFHETQLTYHFVFPVFTFIIGYFLYRISNLQKNEYRRNPLSPSLAQLETIPTIRGKKLIVSGLWGHVRHPNYLGNILMWWSIACISLACDILPYYYAIMCTGLLMHRAIRDNERCKVRYGLAWEQYVSRVKYMIFYRIF, encoded by the exons ATGATCTCGAGTCGATCTATAACAGTGGtggaaacactcgaggaatcaGCACCGATAAAAGGGATAG CTACAATGATAAAGTTTATAGAAGGAGAGGAAGTACTCGCAAGGTATTCAAGTACAGATGAATATCTGAAGGGCAAAGTATTAGGTATTAAGGGTCAACAGTATAAAGTACAATTTGAAACAGGCATTGAAAAATATGTTCATTCAACTGATATCAAG ACAAGTAGGCCATCTAGAAGTACCAGGAGAGCGAGTAGTAGAACTAGGAAAAGTCCTTCTAGATATTCACCATCTAGAAAGTCACCTCGTAAGCATTCTCCTGGAAGACCTCTACCTACAAATAAGCAATCTCCAAAGAGTACAAAGTTTGCAAAAATTTCTTTATCGCGAATAGAAATACCTAGGG ACATACGTAATAACGAGAATATCAGCGCAAAAAGTACAAATGACAATGAAAATCTTGAATCAATGCCTCTTCTGCCACGGCTAAAAGAAGTAGGCACAGTTACGCGGAGGTCAAGACTGTTAACTGATGCTCTCAAACCTGAACCGGATCATAAGATGGTTTTGTTAACACGAAATATTAATAGAGCAGTCTCGCTTCCTTTAGAACGGAAGAGTCAATTACATGACTTTAACATTGATAGTAAAGAGAGAGGTCATTCGATACAAAGAGATCAA GATTTATTAAAAACATTAAATTACGAAAAAGATACAAATCTAAATATGCAAGTAATTGAAAAACGAGAGAAAGAAATAAGCATGGTCAGCAATCCACAAGAATGGGGAGGATGGTTTGGTACATTCATTCTTATATTTCTGATGCCATATGTTACAATCTTGCCACAGTTAATGTGTAcagaaaacgaatgtaaatttggATACCCTAAAATACCTACAAGTCTAAATTATTATATAGACTTAAAAATTTTTACTACATATATGAGTCTTTTACTATTCGTAACGATTATTTCGATTATTCCAATTGGACGAAAAATTGATGGACCAGATAGCAGAATTGGAAGATTACAATATCGTCTAAATG gtTTTTTATGCGGTCTTTTGTCATCAATTATATTTGCTGCATGCATATATCAAGAATTTGAACTCGGTGATCTCATTGTAGATAATTACTTACAATTTTCAATCAGCGGTTGGTTTCTTGGATTAATTTTATCGTTGTTGCTATTCATAAAGGGAGGTAGAGCCCCTGTAGCAAATTTAAATATATACGGATCTACTAATAGTGTGATATACAACTTTTGGCAAGGACGAGAGATAAATCCGCGAATTGGTCCCATAGATTTTAAAATAATTCTTTTTAGGACATCTATGATAACTACG ATTCTCATAAATTTGTCCATTGCGACCAAAGCAATTGAAGAAGGTGATATTTATAATTTACCGCATCTTAATATAGGTGTTTTACTAGGTACGTTATTGCAAATAATTTATGCAATGGACGCGCTTTTCTTTGAATCAGCAATGCTCACGACTTTCGAAATAATGTACGAAGGAACTGGTTACATGTTGTGCACTAGTTATATGATGTACCCGTTTTTAGTGACTATTGCAACAAAGTATATGCTGTTTCACGA aaCACAACTGACATATCATTTTGTCTTTCCGGTATTCACATTTATAATTGGTTATTTCTTGTACAGAATTAGTAATTTGCAGAAAAACGAGTATAGAAGGAACCCTTTATCTCCATCATTAGCGC AATTAGAAACTATCCCAACTATCCGTGGTAAAAAGCTTATAGTATCTGGATTATGGGGTCACGTGAGACATCCTAATTACCTGGGTAATATATTAATGTGGTGGTCGATAGCGTGTATAAGTTTGGCTTGTGATATTCTGCCTTACTATTATGCAATTATGTGCACAGGATTGTTAATGCATAGGGCAATAAGAGACAATGAACGTTGTAAAGTACGCTATGGATTAGCTTGGGAACAATATGTGTCCCGTGTTAAATATATGATTTTCTATCGTATATTTTAA